In Lachnospiraceae bacterium, the following are encoded in one genomic region:
- a CDS encoding bifunctional folylpolyglutamate synthase/dihydrofolate synthase has product MDYQSYITWLETVPLYGKKDGVRNMVSLLQELGNPQRQMPVIHVAGTNGKGSCCAMLAQILRESGYRVGLYTSPHLVEYTERIQLDGRQIEKERWLAIGLEVKAAAEKIAAAGENHATFFEIITAMAFSFFASEKADVVVLETGVGGRLDATNVIESPELCLITSISLDHTKVLGETLPEIAAEKAGIIKRGVPVVLAENPREVQQVVQQQAEDVGSDFYYAPAELEEIPPLRLAGAYQQQNAAAVLRCAQLLLQKGWRITEETIRRGLANTHWPGRMERSQFQGKPLLLDGAHNPGGAHMLAEYLEKQYEKGSCTLVFSALAKKDAEHILGQLRDCSAIGRVVFTCIDGEDQTEAFVRIWQASAEGRSKSFCCVKQPQNALETAVHMPETELTVCAGSLYLIGEIESVIR; this is encoded by the coding sequence ATGGACTATCAGTCATATATTACATGGTTGGAGACGGTGCCGCTCTATGGAAAAAAGGACGGCGTGCGCAATATGGTGAGCCTGTTGCAGGAGCTTGGAAATCCGCAGCGGCAGATGCCGGTGATTCATGTGGCGGGGACGAACGGCAAGGGATCCTGCTGCGCGATGCTGGCGCAAATACTCAGAGAGAGCGGATATAGAGTCGGACTTTATACCTCGCCCCATCTGGTAGAGTATACAGAGCGGATTCAGCTGGACGGCCGCCAGATCGAGAAGGAAAGATGGCTTGCCATCGGCCTGGAGGTGAAGGCGGCTGCCGAGAAAATCGCAGCAGCAGGAGAGAACCATGCTACCTTTTTTGAAATCATCACAGCGATGGCCTTTTCATTTTTTGCCAGTGAGAAGGCCGATGTAGTGGTGCTGGAGACCGGAGTCGGCGGACGCCTGGACGCTACCAATGTGATAGAGTCGCCGGAGCTCTGCCTGATTACCTCCATCAGCCTGGATCATACCAAGGTGCTGGGAGAGACGCTGCCGGAGATTGCCGCCGAGAAGGCAGGGATCATCAAACGAGGCGTGCCGGTGGTGCTGGCTGAAAATCCGCGGGAAGTCCAGCAGGTAGTTCAGCAGCAGGCAGAAGATGTCGGCAGCGATTTTTATTATGCACCGGCCGAGCTGGAAGAAATACCGCCGCTGCGGCTTGCAGGGGCCTATCAGCAGCAAAATGCAGCGGCCGTGCTGCGCTGCGCGCAGCTACTGCTGCAAAAAGGATGGCGTATTACAGAGGAGACCATACGCAGAGGGCTTGCCAATACCCATTGGCCCGGCCGTATGGAGAGGAGCCAATTTCAGGGAAAGCCGCTTCTGCTGGACGGAGCGCATAATCCAGGAGGCGCGCATATGCTGGCAGAGTATCTGGAGAAGCAGTATGAAAAAGGGAGCTGTACGCTAGTGTTCAGCGCGCTGGCAAAGAAGGACGCAGAGCACATTTTGGGGCAGCTCAGAGACTGCAGCGCGATTGGCCGCGTAGTTTTTACCTGTATTGACGGAGAGGATCAAACAGAAGCGTTTGTCCGCATCTGGCAGGCATCGGCAGAGGGAAGGAGCAAGAGCTTTTGCTGCGTTAAGCAGCCGCAAAACGCATTGGAGACGGCGGTGCATATGCCGGAGACAGAACTGACGGTGTGTGCCGGTTCGCTGTATTTGATTGGAGAGATAGAAAGCGTCATTCGATAG
- the pcp gene encoding pyroglutamyl-peptidase I: MKVLITGFQPFGGESINPAYEAIRRLPKTIEGASVITKEIPVVFREGSRAVREAIQKEQPDVVICVGQAGGRNGITPEFVGINYQDAPIPDNQGNQPISEAIEPEGPSAYFTKLPVKAMVAAMKKEGIPAAISYSAGTYVCNDVMYQLLYDIDHEFPRLRGGFIHVPYAEEQVKNKPHTPSLPLAVIAQGLEVCIRAVIANKTDCRQISGAES, encoded by the coding sequence ATGAAGGTGTTGATTACGGGCTTTCAGCCATTTGGCGGTGAAAGCATCAATCCGGCATATGAAGCAATCAGGCGGCTGCCGAAGACGATCGAAGGAGCGTCTGTGATTACGAAGGAAATTCCGGTGGTATTTAGAGAAGGAAGCCGTGCAGTGCGTGAGGCAATCCAAAAGGAGCAGCCGGATGTTGTGATCTGTGTTGGACAGGCCGGCGGCCGGAATGGCATTACACCTGAATTTGTGGGGATCAATTATCAGGACGCACCGATTCCGGACAACCAGGGCAATCAGCCAATCAGCGAGGCTATTGAGCCTGAGGGTCCCAGCGCCTATTTTACAAAGCTTCCGGTTAAGGCTATGGTGGCAGCGATGAAGAAAGAAGGCATCCCGGCAGCCATTTCCTATTCGGCCGGCACGTATGTGTGTAATGATGTGATGTATCAGCTGCTGTACGATATTGACCATGAGTTTCCGCGGCTTCGGGGAGGCTTTATCCATGTACCGTACGCAGAGGAGCAGGTGAAGAACAAGCCGCATACCCCTTCTTTACCGCTTGCGGTAATTGCACAGGGGCTGGAGGTCTGCATTCGCGCGGTCATTGCGAATAAAACGGACTGCAGGCAGATCAGCGGCGCAGAGAGCTAA
- a CDS encoding tetratricopeptide repeat protein yields MKSRVEEQQMIEKIQATSQQLYRSGLSKAGAGDLSRAVDDLEKAVRYDKHNEKARNLLGLVQFQRGELGEAMKQWSISEYLNPAANWATYYLKEIKKEEEMLTDMSSSLQLYNEASALAHKDSLDFAITRLKKAVHLNPRFVRARLLLALCYMETQHYKTALRALDQVAKVDPLNPDAMRYRLYIARQRKEGVPDAGMGEIQDLSRDLYVQQALPEPDKEEIFKERRRRRKAVRNISGPVMQILLFFAGVLCAIGFVRTLWYPEEIRQQKDQIQQMQISAEGMRKDKESLQEQVKTAAELLQAAAKDGKEGKVLQAGVLADITQLLQDWGIEKQDES; encoded by the coding sequence ATGAAAAGCCGCGTAGAAGAGCAGCAGATGATTGAAAAAATACAGGCCACAAGCCAGCAGCTGTACCGCAGCGGACTGTCTAAGGCGGGGGCGGGGGACCTGAGCCGTGCGGTGGATGATCTGGAAAAGGCGGTACGGTATGATAAGCATAATGAAAAAGCGCGCAATCTTTTGGGGCTGGTGCAGTTTCAGCGGGGCGAGCTGGGCGAGGCCATGAAGCAGTGGTCAATCAGCGAGTATCTGAATCCGGCGGCTAATTGGGCCACTTATTATTTAAAAGAAATTAAGAAAGAAGAGGAAATGCTCACCGATATGAGCAGCAGCCTGCAGCTGTATAATGAAGCAAGCGCGCTGGCGCATAAGGATAGTCTGGATTTTGCGATTACAAGGCTTAAAAAGGCGGTGCATCTGAATCCGCGCTTTGTGAGGGCGCGGCTGCTGCTGGCGCTGTGCTACATGGAGACGCAGCATTATAAGACGGCGCTGCGCGCGCTGGATCAGGTGGCGAAGGTGGACCCTCTCAATCCGGATGCCATGCGCTACCGGCTCTATATCGCGCGGCAGCGCAAGGAGGGTGTGCCGGACGCCGGGATGGGAGAGATCCAGGATTTGAGCCGGGACCTGTATGTGCAGCAGGCTCTGCCGGAGCCGGATAAAGAGGAGATCTTTAAGGAAAGGCGCAGGCGCAGAAAGGCTGTACGCAATATCAGCGGGCCGGTGATGCAGATTCTGCTGTTTTTTGCGGGCGTGCTTTGTGCAATTGGCTTTGTGCGTACTCTGTGGTACCCGGAGGAGATTCGCCAGCAGAAGGATCAGATCCAGCAGATGCAGATCTCAGCGGAAGGGATGCGTAAGGATAAGGAGAGTCTGCAGGAGCAGGTCAAGACCGCGGCAGAGCTTTTGCAGGCAGCAGCTAAGGATGGGAAAGAAGGAAAGGTGCTGCAGGCCGGAGTACTGGCGGATATCACGCAGCTTCTGCAGGACTGGGGGATTGAAAAACAGGATGAATCATAA
- a CDS encoding zinc carboxypeptidase produces MKLTERVSYTYDHFYRYQEITDILQKYAKEYPELARLTVAGTSPEGRNLWVMEVTNTKTGAYEDKPGYYIEGNLHAGEVTGCMCCMYLLDVLFTNHNKPEIQELLDKYTFYVLPRVSPDGSEYYLTTPEMVRSVPRMYPYTEEMPGLQPKDLDGDGVIRKMRVKSPFGIWKVSEKDPRVMTKRRPDDTTGDFYNVYQEGVIEDYDGMNILSAPGKFGMDFNRNYPIGWRPEHEQRGAGTYPLCNPETKANTDFLIAHPNICSVLDMHTAGGQNLYTPGFKPRKEAEAADMAIYQMLGKMAQEENGYPVVSVFDEYMAPGSQATYGGFDDFCHFILGIPTFTIECWDINPRVGVEMQYPPKESKTDEEQEEEALKYVQWIDKELDGEGVKDWTPFDHPQLGKVEIGGVDYKYVAQNPPIKFLVQELEKHTRFMLRQVKTLPLVQFDKIDVTHMAEDVYKVEAYVMNTGFLPTYVFKEALKLKSLKELTVTIEGAEVLEGKAKQGIGHLAGFSGVHGFNSGLGANTMQSEPCEKKVTWIVKAAAGTQLTFTCEGGRMGRIQTQTQL; encoded by the coding sequence ATGAAGCTAACAGAACGGGTATCGTATACGTACGATCATTTTTATCGGTATCAGGAGATTACGGATATTTTGCAGAAATATGCGAAGGAATATCCGGAGCTTGCCCGCCTGACGGTTGCCGGTACCTCGCCGGAGGGACGCAACTTGTGGGTGATGGAGGTTACGAATACCAAAACCGGCGCTTATGAGGATAAGCCGGGATATTATATTGAAGGAAACCTGCACGCCGGAGAGGTAACAGGTTGTATGTGCTGCATGTACTTGCTGGATGTGCTGTTTACCAACCATAACAAGCCGGAGATCCAGGAGCTTCTGGACAAGTATACCTTTTATGTGCTGCCGCGCGTTTCGCCGGATGGATCAGAGTATTATCTGACGACGCCGGAGATGGTGCGGTCGGTGCCGAGAATGTATCCGTATACGGAGGAGATGCCAGGGCTGCAGCCTAAGGATCTGGACGGAGATGGCGTGATTCGCAAAATGCGTGTGAAGAGCCCGTTTGGGATCTGGAAGGTGTCGGAAAAGGATCCGCGCGTAATGACAAAACGCCGCCCGGATGACACGACGGGAGATTTTTACAATGTATATCAGGAGGGCGTGATTGAGGACTATGATGGGATGAATATCCTCAGCGCTCCCGGCAAGTTTGGCATGGACTTTAACCGCAACTATCCGATCGGATGGAGACCCGAGCATGAGCAGCGCGGCGCCGGTACGTATCCGCTGTGTAATCCAGAGACAAAGGCCAATACAGATTTTCTGATTGCACATCCGAATATCTGCAGCGTACTGGATATGCATACCGCAGGCGGGCAGAATCTGTATACGCCCGGCTTTAAGCCGAGAAAAGAGGCAGAGGCTGCCGATATGGCGATCTACCAGATGCTGGGCAAGATGGCGCAGGAGGAAAATGGCTACCCGGTGGTGAGTGTGTTTGATGAATATATGGCGCCGGGAAGTCAGGCCACCTATGGAGGATTTGATGATTTCTGTCATTTCATCCTGGGCATCCCTACCTTTACCATTGAGTGCTGGGATATCAATCCGCGTGTTGGCGTGGAGATGCAGTACCCGCCGAAGGAAAGCAAAACGGATGAGGAGCAGGAGGAAGAGGCGCTGAAATATGTTCAGTGGATCGATAAGGAGTTGGACGGCGAAGGCGTAAAGGACTGGACGCCCTTTGACCATCCGCAGCTTGGCAAGGTGGAGATTGGAGGCGTTGATTATAAATATGTGGCGCAGAATCCGCCGATCAAATTCCTTGTGCAGGAGCTGGAGAAGCATACCCGCTTTATGCTGCGTCAGGTCAAAACGCTTCCGCTGGTGCAATTCGACAAGATCGATGTTACGCATATGGCAGAGGATGTATATAAGGTAGAGGCCTATGTGATGAACACAGGCTTCCTGCCTACCTATGTTTTTAAAGAAGCGCTGAAGCTTAAGAGCCTGAAAGAGCTTACGGTGACGATAGAGGGCGCCGAGGTGCTGGAGGGTAAGGCCAAGCAGGGAATCGGACATCTGGCAGGCTTTTCAGGGGTCCACGGCTTCAACTCGGGCTTAGGGGCTAACACCATGCAGAGTGAGCCCTGTGAGAAAAAGGTAACCTGGATTGTGAAGGCAGCCGCCGGGACGCAGCTCACGTTTACCTGTGAGGGCGGCCGGATGGGACGCATTCAGACACAGACACAGCTTTAA